The region AACTTTTCCGGCACCGATGGGGCTGTGGGCTCTAAGATGGAATTCAAGGGCAACAAGGATGCAGGGGCTGGATCGCTGGAAATATTAGAAATAAAACCCAATGAATTTGCCAAGCTTAAGTTGATTATGACGGAGCCAATGCATGGCGAGCAGCTGATTGAATATAGCCTTACACCCGAAGGGCAAGGTACGAAGTTCACTTGGACGATGCACGGCGAGGGCGGCTTTATGACAAAACTTATGACGGTTCTAATCGATTGTGAAAAGATGTTCAGAACTCAGATGGATAAAGGTTTTGAAAATTTGAAGAAAGTTGTCGAAGCCCCGGCAGGTTCAGCAGAGGCAGCTCCCTCTGCAACCCCAGCCGCCGAAGCATCACCCGCTAAGTAACTAAAAGAAACGTTTGTGTTCAATGATAAGGCAGCGATTAGAGACAACTTTAATCCCTGCCTTTTCTGCTTTGGCCTCTGCCTCGGGATGACTGATTCCAAGTTGTAACCATAAGACTTCAACTCCACCGACCGCTAAAACTTCGTCTACAACATCGGGTATTTTGTCTGAACTTCTAAAGACATCGACAAACTTTCGATACTCTGTTGGCACTTCTTTTAATGATGAATAGATCTGAAATCCGCCGGCATCGTGTTTTTTGGGATAGGTTCCCACCATCTGCCATCCGTGCTCCCGCATATACAAGGGAACATAATGACTGGGTTTGGTTGCATCATTGCTTAAGCCATATACGGCGAATTTCTTATATTTCTCAAGAAGTGCTTTAATCTCAGTGTCTTTAACGTTCATTACATTTCCTAACTTTGGGTGCCACCAATTGGATCAGGTGGCAGTTTCTTTTCAGGCTGATTCGGTTGCGGATCAATTTCAGGTTCTTTATTAGGACTTGGATCAATCTCAGGCACGTTTTTTCTTGGATCATTTTTATCAGGGTTTTCGACCGGATTGTTTGGTGTGGTCGGTTTATCTGGTGTTTCCGGCATTTAAAACCTCCTGCTAAT is a window of Bdellovibrio sp. SKB1291214 DNA encoding:
- a CDS encoding SRPBCC family protein — its product is MAKKIAIGIVVFVVLFLGYVSTRSGSFRYENSTVINASSDKIFPYLSNLKKGGQWNPYEQADPNMVKNFSGTDGAVGSKMEFKGNKDAGAGSLEILEIKPNEFAKLKLIMTEPMHGEQLIEYSLTPEGQGTKFTWTMHGEGGFMTKLMTVLIDCEKMFRTQMDKGFENLKKVVEAPAGSAEAAPSATPAAEASPAK
- a CDS encoding CoA-binding protein; amino-acid sequence: MNVKDTEIKALLEKYKKFAVYGLSNDATKPSHYVPLYMREHGWQMVGTYPKKHDAGGFQIYSSLKEVPTEYRKFVDVFRSSDKIPDVVDEVLAVGGVEVLWLQLGISHPEAEAKAEKAGIKVVSNRCLIIEHKRFF